One Anoplopoma fimbria isolate UVic2021 breed Golden Eagle Sablefish chromosome 2, Afim_UVic_2022, whole genome shotgun sequence DNA window includes the following coding sequences:
- the mespba gene encoding mesoderm posterior ba — MDTSSAPLLNYGLQYQWCSDSDFSSISSSETLSPVPSMDSSLSPSSYQQLQQSTPKAARTGYTQTLESSPCSLSRRGRKSGRASRMRSKQRESASEKEKMRMRDLTKALHHLRSYLPPSVAPAGQTLTKIETLRLTIGYISYLSDQLGLSEEALFQRKEQGDTSASDASSPDILSYFQHGPMGGQEAQLQDQSLNQSLYQAQCHNQGTLLHSGSCGFGADQYSVQYIEAPMGDTSMDSILQSPQATQPCCQMYGKDFCMPLVPREYWG; from the exons ATGGATACCTCCTCGGCCCCTCTGCTCAACTACGGCCTGCAGTACCAGTGGTGCTCCGACTCGGACTTCTCTAGCATCTCCTCCTCGGAGACCCTCTCCCCCGTCCCCTCCATGGACTCAAGCCTCTCTCCTTCATCCTACCAGCAGCTGCAACAGTCCACTCCCAAGGCGGCCAGGACCGGATATACCCAGACCCTCGAGTCCTCGCCCTGCTCCCTGTCCCGACGTGGCAGGAAGTCGGGCCGAGCCAGCCGGATGCGCAGCAAGCAGAGGGAGAGCGCCAGcgagaaggagaagatgaggatGCGGGATCTGACCAAGGCCCTGCATCACCTCCGGTCCTACCTCCCACCCTCGGTGGCCCCCGCCGGACAAACCCTGACCAAGATAGAGACCCTCCGGCTCACCATCGGCTACATCTCCTACCTGTCTGACCAGCTGGGCCTCAGCGAGGAGGCGCTGTTCCAGAGGAAGGAACAAGGAGACACCTCGGCCAGCGATGCCTCCTCTCCTGACATCCTCAGCTACTTCCAGCACGGCCCCATGGGAGGACAGGAGGCCCAGCTGCAAGACCAGAGCCTGAACCAGAGCCTGTATCAGGCCCAGTGCCACAACCAGGGCACACTGCTGCACTCTGGGAGCTGTGGTTTTGGAGCGGATCAGTACAGCGTGCAGTACATCGAAGCTCCAATGGGAGACACAAGCATGGACAGCATCCTGCAGTCCCCTCAGGCAACTCAGCCCTGCTGTCAG atgTATGGCAAAGACTTCTGCATGCCGTTGGTTCCCAGAGAGTATTGGGGTTAA